DNA from Candidatus Limnocylindria bacterium:
CCGTTCTGCTCGATGACCGTGGCCTTCTGTTTCGAGAGCAGGACGACGGCACGCCGCACGTTGCACACGTTCAGCGGCTGAAAGTCGAGGTTGAGCACCAGTACGTTCGCGTCGACGACCGCCATGTTCCGATTCTACGGGCAGGGCGTTACGATTGCGTACACATGGCCTCTCCGCAGAACACCAACGGCGCGAACGGTTCCACCGGTACCTGGACGCTGAAAAGCGGGCTCGCTCGGATGCTGAAGGGCGGCGTGATCATGGATGTGGTCACTGCCGATCAGGCGCGGATCGCGGAAGACGCCGGTGCCGTCGCGGTCATGGCCCTGGAACGCGTGCCGGCCGACATCCGCGCAGCGGGCGGTGTCGCACGGATGAGCGACCCGCAGAAGATCATCGAGATCATGGGCGCCGTGACCATTCCGGTCATGGCGAAGTGTCGCATCGGACACTTCGCCGAGGCGCAGGTGCTCCAGGCGCTCGGCGTCGACTACATCGACGAGAGCGAGGTCCTCACGCCCGCGGACGTCCAATTCCACGTTCAGAAGCACGACTTCAAGGTGCCGTTCGTGTGCGGCGCGCGAGACCTTGGTGAGGCGCTTCGTCGCATCCACGAGGGCGCTGCGATGATCCGCAGCAAAGGCGAGGCCGGCACCGGCAACATCGTCGAGGCCGTCACGCACCTGCGCGCGATCACCTCCGCGATCCGCGCGCTCGCCGAGCTCAAGGACACGGGGCTGGACGCGAAGGCCGAGGAATACCGCGTCCCGGTCGAACTGGTGCGCGACGTCGCGACGAATCAGCGTCTTCCGGTCGTCCTCTTCTGTGCCGGCGGTATCTCCACGCCTGCCGACGCCGCGCTGACAATGCAACTCGGGGCGGAAGGAAACTTCGTCGGCTCGGGGATCTACAAGTCGGGAGAGCCCGCGCGCTTCGCGAAGGCGATCGTCGAGGCGACGACCCACTTCACCGACGCGAAGCTCATCGCCGATGTCTCGCGCGGTCTCGGCGAGCCGATGCGCGGCATCACCCTCGAGACCATCCCCGCCGGCGAACGCCTTGCCGTCCGCGGCTGGTAAC
Protein-coding regions in this window:
- the pdxS gene encoding pyridoxal 5'-phosphate synthase lyase subunit PdxS produces the protein MASPQNTNGANGSTGTWTLKSGLARMLKGGVIMDVVTADQARIAEDAGAVAVMALERVPADIRAAGGVARMSDPQKIIEIMGAVTIPVMAKCRIGHFAEAQVLQALGVDYIDESEVLTPADVQFHVQKHDFKVPFVCGARDLGEALRRIHEGAAMIRSKGEAGTGNIVEAVTHLRAITSAIRALAELKDTGLDAKAEEYRVPVELVRDVATNQRLPVVLFCAGGISTPADAALTMQLGAEGNFVGSGIYKSGEPARFAKAIVEATTHFTDAKLIADVSRGLGEPMRGITLETIPAGERLAVRGW